One Coffea arabica cultivar ET-39 chromosome 5e, Coffea Arabica ET-39 HiFi, whole genome shotgun sequence DNA segment encodes these proteins:
- the LOC113688362 gene encoding uncharacterized protein yields MSIRQKPDESLRNFMTRFNAESLQVRDKDEKVVMAVFTNGLRVEELFYELAKKPPVNLEELLTRAHAAANAEEAGRLKKESDRELGDWKGRTNPQEGKDVPAKKNVFDRLSKEKAPVPPPLSEKSYIPLTRPRAQILSVMEAEGLGDRPPKMGTPRNKRNQDRYCAFHRDVGHDTEGCWALKKEIENLIQRGFLGRFVRHDRPGQEFGRHYYGDRREVQRRDRPERRDAPWGHSPD; encoded by the coding sequence ATGTCTATCCGGCAGAAGCCCGACGAGTCGTTGAGGAACTTCATGACCCGCTTCAACGCGGAGAGCTTGCAGGTAAGGGATAAAGACGAGAAAGTGGTAATGGCCGTATTCACGAACGGGCTCAGGGTAGAGGAGCTCTTCTACGAGTTGGCCAAGAAGCCTCCCGTAAACCTGGAGGAGCTCCTAACCCGGGCGCACGCGGCCGCTAATGCGGAGGAGGCAGGCCGCCTGAAGAAGGAATCAGATCGAGAGCTCGGAGATTGGAAGGGTCGAACAAACCCCCAAGAGGGCAAGGACGTCCCGGCCAAGAAGAACGTCTTTGATCGACTCTCGAAGGAGAAGGCACCCGTTCCGCCACCGCTCTCGGAGAAGAGCTACATCCCTCTGACACGGCCTAGAGCCCAGATCTTGTCTGTTATGGAAGCGGAAGGGCTGGGAGATCGGCCGCCAAAGATGGGAACACCTCGGAACAAGAGGAATCAGGACCGGTACTGTGCCTTTCACCGCGACGTGGGGCACGACACGGAGGGATGCTGGGCCCTAAAGAAGGAGATCGAGAACCTGATCCAGCGCGGCTTTCTGGGACGGTTCGTACGCCATGACCGACCGGGCCAGGAGTTCGGGCGCCATTACTATGGGGACCGGCGTGAGGTACAGCGTCGCGACCGTCCTGAGCGACGCGATGCCCCTTGGGGCCATTCGCCCGACTAG
- the LOC113743776 gene encoding UDP-arabinose 4-epimerase 1, protein MDFVDARRKSQFPRKILLAAGFITLFIFVFKNSPSFSGGSGKFSQHEPGVTHVLVTGGAGYIGSHATLRLLKDSYRVTIVDNLSRGNLGAVKVLQELFPEPGRLQFIYADLGDAAAVDKIFSGNAFDAVMHFAAVAYVGESTAEPLRYYHNITSNTLLLVKAMAAHGVKTLIYSSTCATYGEPEKMPITEDTPQVPINPYGKAKKMAEDIILDFSKTSDMAVMILRYFNVIGSDPDGRLGEAPRPELREQGRISGACFDAARGIIPGLKVRGTDYKTSDGTCIRDYIDVTDLIDAHVKALAHATPGKVGIYNVGTGKGSSVKEFVEACKKATGVDIKVEYLARRPGDYAEVFSDPSKVNRELGWSAKYNLQDSLSIAWKWQKAHRNGYSN, encoded by the exons ATGGATTTTGTGGATGCCAGACGGAAGAGCCAATTTCCTAGAAAAATTCTGTTGGCTGCTGGCTTTATTACACTATTTATATTTGTCTTCAAGAATTCACCAAGTTTCAGTGGGGGCTCTGGCAAG TTCTCTCAACACGAGCCTGGTGTAACTCATGTCTTAGTAACTGGAGGTGCTGGCTACATAGGTTCTCATGCTACCCTTCGACTTCTAAAGGATTCATATCGTGTAACAATTGTG GACAACCTATCTCGTGGAAATCTTGGGGCTGTTAAAGTTCTACAAGAACTGTTTCCAGAGCCTGGAAGGCTCCAGTTTATTTATGCTGATCTAGGAGATGCAGCAGCA GTCGACAAAATATTTTCTGGCAATGCTTTTGATGCTGTGATGCATTTTGCAGCTGTTGCATATGTTGGTGAAAGTACAGCTGAACCTCTAAG ATATTATCACAACATTACATCAAATACCTTACTACTGGTGAAGGCAATGGCTGCCCATGGTGTAAAGACATTAATTTATTCAAGCACTTGTGCAACATATGGAGAACCTGAAAAAATGCCTATTACAGAAGACACTCCTCAA GTCCCTATTAACCCATATGGCAAAGCAAAGAAAATGGCTGAAGATATTATATTGGACTTCTCAAAGACTTCTGACATGGCTGTCATGATCTTAAG GTACTTTAATGTGATCGGTTCAGACCCTGATGGACGGTTAGGAGAAGCTCCACGACCAGAATTGCGTGAGCAAGGTCGGATATCTGGTGCTTGTTTTGATGCGGCCAGGGGGATTATTCCTGGACTAAAG GTTAGAGGAACAGATTATAAAACGTCAGATGGCACCTGTATCAGAGACTATATTGATGTCACTGATTTGATAGATGCGCATGTCAAAGCTCTAGCTCATGCAACTCCTGGTAAAGTTGGCATATATAATGTTGGCACGGGGAAAG GCAGTTCAGTGAAAGAATTTGTAGAGGCTTGTAAAAAGGCAACAGGAGTGGATATAAAGGTGGAATACCTTGCTCGCCGGCCTGGCGATTATGCTGAAGTCTTCAGTGATCCTTCCAAAGTCAACCGTGAATTGGGCTGGTCAGCAAAATACAATCTTCAAGACAGCTTGTCAATTGCATGGAAATGGCAAAAGGCACACAGAAACGGTTACTCCAATTGA
- the LOC113688483 gene encoding protein PAT1 homolog 1, with protein MERSDSKDFPDASSSSSSSAAPASASSFSENALFDASQYAFFGKDIVEEVDLGGLEEEYDDIASIPVLGGFGARDDDLQEYHLFDKDEGSGLGSLSDMDDLATTFSKLNRVVTGPRHPGVIGDRGSGSFSRESSSAAEWVQESDFPEWRDHMSDSEFYPEGKRWSSQPQLSSGKPLYRTSSYPLQQQQLQRTSSYPQQQPQLQHFASEPIIVPKSSFTSFPPPGGRSEQASPSGYSPHMNISSLASGSHSPFSAPNVSHLSNSNMHLAGLPHGFPYGRNMAQLTPLNARSQNQWTGPGNLFDGGHSNMLNSFLYQQLPFQNGLLPPHLMSTQQQLQQARLHLSVQPSVAHFSALRSQLYNSFPSPAHLSKYGLANMKDSRPKSTKKGKHNVRFSQQGSDAGSQRSDSNWPQFRSKYMTADEIESILKMQHSAAHSNDPYVDDYYHQARLAKKAAELGSEHRFCPAQTRESSSRSRNSTESQPHLHVDALGRVSFSSVRRPQPLLEVDPPASACGDGTGEQKTSDKPLEQEPMLAARITIEDGLYLLLDVDDIDRLLQFSQPQDGGAQLRRRRQVLLEGLAASLQLVDPLGKSGSSAGLAPKDDIVFLRLVSLPKGRKLISRFIQLLFPGVELARIVCMAIFRHLRFLFGGLPSDSEAAETIINLAQTVSACVSGMDLNSLSACLAAVVCSSEQPPLRPLGSAAGDGASIILKAVLERATHLLTESKAAGNYSIPNPALWQASFDAFFGLLTKYCLSKYDSIVQSIFNQNQPDAEMNVPEAARAVSREMPVELLRASLPHTDERQRKLLLNFAQRSMPLTGFNAHGGSSGQINPESVKG; from the exons ATGGAGAGATCCGATTCCAAGGACTTTCCCGACGCCtcctcctcatcctcatcctcaGCTGCTCCTGCTTCTGCTTCTTCCTTTTCTG AAAATGCCCTTTTTGATGCATCGCAATACGCCTTTTTCGGCAAAGACATAGTGGAGGAAGTCGACTTGGGGGGTTTAGAGGAGGAATATGATGATATCGCTAGTATTCCTGTACTTGGGGGATTTGGCGCCCGTGACGACGATTTGCAGGAGTACCATTTGTTTGACAAAGATGAG GGATCAGGTTTGGGATCTTTATCTGATATGGATGATCTGGCAACTACATTTTCAAAG TTGAACAGAGTTGTCACTGGGCCACGACATCCAGGGGTTATTGGAGATCGAGGATCTGGATCATTTTCAAGGGAAA GTTCATCTGCTGCAGAATGGGTGCAGGAGTCAGATTTTCCAGAGTGGCGAGACCATATGTCTGACTCAGAGTTTTACCCAGAAGGTAAGAGATGGTCGTCACAGCCTCAGCTTTCCTCTGGAAAGCCATTGTATAGAACATCTTCCTATCCACTGCAGCAGCAACAGCTGCAAAGAACATCATCGTACCCTCAGCAGCAACCACAGCTGCAACACTTTGCCAGTGAACCTATTATTGTGCCCAAGTCTTCTTTCACTTCCTTCCCACCACCTGGTGGCAGATCTGAACAAGCTTCTCCAAGCGGCTATTCACCTCACATGAACATTTCATCTCTTGCTAGTGGGTCTCACTCACCCTTCTCAGCACCAAATGTCTCTCATTTATCCAACTCCAATATGCATCTGGCTGGATTGCCTCATGGGTTTCCTTATGGTAGAAATATGGCTCAATTAACTCCCCTGAACGCTCGGTCACAGAACCAGTGGACTGGCCCTGGTAACCTTTTTGATGGGGGTCATTCTAACATGTTAAACAGTTTTTTGTATCAACAATTGCCTTTCCAGAATGGATTATTGCCACCACATTTAATGTCAACCCAGCAGCAGTTGCAGCAAGCAAGACTTCACCTTTCAGTTCAACCATCCGTAGCCCATTTCTCAGCACTTCGATCTCAGCTTTATAACAGCTTTCCTTCACCAGCACACCTGAGTAAATACGGTTTAGCTAATATGAAGGATTCAAGACCCAAATCAACAAAGAAGGGTAAGCACAATGTGCGCTTTTCTCAACAAGGCTCAGATGCTGGTAGCCAGAGGAGTGATAGTAACTGGCCTCAGTTCAGATCCAAGTATATGACAGCTGATGAAATAGAGAGTATTCTTAAAATGCAACATTCTGCAGCCCATTCCAATGACCCATATGTGGATGATTATTACCACCAAGCTCGTCTTGCAAAGAAAGCAGCCGAATTGGGGTCAGAGCACCGTTTCTGCCCGGCCCAGACAAGAGAGTCATCCTCTAGATCCCGTAATAGTACAGAATCACAGCCTCATCTCCATGTTGATGCTCTTGGAAGGGTTTCCTTCTCATCTGTTCGTAGGCCCCAACCACTCCTTGAAGTTGACCCACCTGCCTCAGCTTGTGGTGATGGCACTGGAGAACAGAAAACGTCAGATAAGCCTTTAGAGCAAGAACCGATGCTTGCAGCCAGAATTACAATAGAAGATGGCCTTTATCTTCTGCTTGATGTTGATGACATTGACAGGCTTTTACAATTCAGTCAGCCTCAAGATGGTGGTGCTCAGCTCAGGCGGAGGCGGCAGGTCCTCCTAGAAGGCTTGGCAGCTTCACTACAGCTTGTTGATCCACTTGGAAAAAGCGGCAGCTCAGCTGGGCTGGCTCCCAAGGATGACATTGTGTTCCTGCGATTGGTCTCTCTTCCCAAAGGCCGAAAACTAATTTCCAGGTTCATTCAACTTCTTTTTCCTGGTGTTGAGCTGGCCCGAATAGTTTGTATGGCTATCTTCCGTCATCTAAGATTTTTGTTCGGTGGCCTTCCTTCTGATTCAGAAGCAGCCGAGACCATCATTAATCTTGCACAAACAGTTTCAGCATGTGTTAGTGGAATGGATCTTAATTCTCTGAGTGCTTGTCTTGCTGCTGTAGTCTGTTCCTCAGAACAGCCACCTCTCCGACCACTTGGAAGTGCTGCTGGAGATGGGGCCTCGATTATCTTGAAAGCTGTGCTAGAAAGGGCAACTCACTTATTAACTGAATCCAAGGCTGCTGGCAACTACAGCATTCCTAATCCTGCCCTGTGGCAGGCATCCTTTGATGCCTTCTTTGGTCTTCTTACCAAGTATTGCCTCAGTAAATATGATAGTATTGTGCAATCAATATTTAACCAGAACCAGCCAGATGCGGAGATGAATGTTCCGGAGGCTGCAAGAGCTGTTAGCAGGGAAATGCCTGTGGAGCTCTTACGTGCTAGTCTTCCACACACTGATGAGCGCCAGAGGAAGCTGCTGCTGAACTTTGCTCAGAGATCCATGCCGCTGACTGGTTTTAATGCTCATGGTGGGAGCAGCGGACAAATAAATCCGGAATCTGTGAAAGGTTAG
- the LOC113688361 gene encoding uncharacterized protein, producing the protein MDEEITFGPKDAVPLASGNHEAIVIDIVTNNYRVKKVYVDQGSAVDIMFYRVFKELGLKDDQLTPVRTPLVGFTGSPINPEGMITLMVTVGQAPKCRTISVNFVVVKQASPYNVFLGRPALNALRAIPFTLHLSVKFPTPAGIAEVHGDPEVARACYLATLRGPEKVVVQTTCLEPYIPGDETRQPGTQDEIEEFP; encoded by the coding sequence ATGGACGAGGAGATAACTTTCGGGCCAAAGGATGCGGTCCCCCTGGCGTCCGGAAATCACGAGGCCATTGTGATAGACATTGTCACCAACAACTACCGGGTGAAGAAAGTGTATGTCGACCAAGGGAGCGCAGTTGACATTATGTTCTATCGGGTGTTCAAGGAGCTCGGATTGAAGGATGACCAACTGACCCCGGTCCGAACACCTCTGGTAGGTTTCACAGGTTCGCCCATCAATCCGGAGGGAATGATCACCTTGATGGTCACGGTAGGGCAGGCTCCCAAATGCCGGACCATCTCTGTTAACTTTGTGGTGGTCAAACAAGCGTCGCCGTACAATGTTTTCCTTGGGAGACCTGCTCTGAACGCCCTCCGGGCCATTCCCTTTACTCTCCATCTCAGTGTCAAGTTCCCTACTCCCGCAGGGATAGCCGAGGTGCACGGTGACCCAGAGGTAGCCAGAGCCTGCTACCTGGCAACGCTCCGCGGGCCAGAGAAGGTGGTCGTTCAGACGACCTGTCTGGAGCCTTACATCCCGGGGGATGAAACCCGGCAGCCGGGTACCCAGGACGAAATCGAGGAATTCCCTTGA